The window catttcattttctagttttaacttttaagtttctagaactagatgcattctctcatttcattttctagttcTACATCTATCTCATATTTTCATTAatttctttttctagttctacacCTAGATTCTCATTTCTACAATATACATTTTACATCCATTCATTCTCATTTCTTCAATCTACAATtctacattcattcattctcatTCTCTACAATCTATACATTCATTTGATCATTTCTATTAAAATTTGAATCTATATCTTTTTCTATCTCTAtttctccacatttaaatcaagaGACAAGAGTCAACCAAGACATTTTTTGTTTTTAcattttacaagttacaagtttaCAACTTACAAGTCAAGATTTAAATTTCAAGAATCAAGCAAGAGTTTAAAAAGGCAAGAATCTACATTCTACTACAAGTTCACAATATTCAAGAGTCAGGACGAATAAATTTCTGAATTTTAGATTATGTAATtgtgcaactctctctctctctctctctctctctctctcacttcttctACTACAAGTGTAACTCTAACTCcgtctctttctcctttcttttctctctccctttctactACTAATAGTGTGAGTAAGtgtaaaactctctctctctctccctctcatgctCTCTCCCTCCCATCTCTTTAGTCTTGACTCTTCACTTTAGTTTAGTTTTTAGTTCTTAGGTTTTACAAGTTTACACCTTACTAGTTATAAAAAGAagaatccacacacacacacacacacacacacaccacaccatgtcttcttcccaatcttcctctttaaAACCCAAGTTGAATAACCCGGGTTAAAACTATGGACACTATCATAGTGCTACGGATAAGACTCACATaatatgtgagttatgtgggtatgtgagTTCCGGTGGTATTACgcggcacaagcaacaccttgcacatttattGGGGTAAAATGCAAAAGCGTGtgacaaaattactccagaaatccaAAGGGAGATCATGGGGTATACGTTTAAACAATTAAGAACGATGTGATAGTGCCCTACATCAAGAGGAATAtatggaacaagatgcatatgagGATATAAATGTAATTGATTTAAATGAAGCTAGTCATACCTACTTCGACAGGCCGGTCTAGACCACCAACGGCCTTgaaaagagcccgagggcatgggcATATAGATAAATGGTGTAGACCACGCCCCGAGAATGTAGTTGACTAAAGGAGTTGGGGCAAAGTGTTGGGTTAAACAATTTTAGAATActggtataaacaaaaagatagaaaaaccactattcaatatattgctaagtgatTTTATCAAACCGACATTGCTTTCAATCAAttaaatcgagaagcttcaaagttatggttgaggctataggtcaatttagATATGGGCGTAAACCTCTTTTATATCATGAAATGAGAGAAACATGCTCCAAAGCCGAAGTTGATTATAAACGATCCTTTATAGTCGAATATAAGGAATCGTGATAAATGTATGGGTGTTCACTCATGGCCGATGGATAGACCGATACATccggtcggtctctcattaactttttggtgAATTGTCAAGTTGAGACGATGTTCTTGAAGTCCATGGATGCATCGGGTCATTTGCATACTGGAGACTACTTGTTTAAAttactagatagtgtagttgagAAAGTAGGTGAGAAATACGTTGTTCAGGTAATTTTACATACAACGTAGCCTCATATGTAGCCGTCGaccgtcttcttatggagaagaggcgccGTTTATTTTGTACTCtctatgcggcccattgtgttgatatgatgttagaagatataggtaagttatttttaaaaatgattacaatggctagaagaatcacggtctttatgtacaaacatgtCATTCTTCTCaatcgaatgagaaaacacattgggggaATTTTCTACGTCTAGTAGTTACCCATTTCGCTACAACTttcttaacactacaaagattacaAGTAAAAAAATGGAAATTTAGAAACTTAGTGTCGGCCGATTTTataagtgggccttggtcaaagaaggctaaAGGGAAACGATTTTAACAAACAATCCTTTTGCAATGTTTTTGGACTCAAGTGGTAGAGGCGTTAAAAGCATCCGAGCCCTTAATCATTGTGTTGCGATTGGTAAACGGGGATGAGAAGTCTCCAATGGGTTACATATATGATACGATGgagggcgaaaaataagatcatagaccattttaactatagagagcGTGATTATAACCCCATTATAGATATTATGGATAAAAGATGGGGCGGCCAAAGGTCATATCCATTGTATTTGGCTGCCTTCATCCTTCACCCAACATGTTTATTCGCTTCTCTTGATTCGACAGAAGCACATACTATaagtatggttggatttattgatgtgcTAAAAAGAATGATTCCAAATAGAGAAGAACAGGATAAGATCCCAGCTCTACTGAACTTCTATACAAAGAGTGAGggcatattctcaagggatatcacTATCAGGCATTGGACAATGAAATTGCCCAGTAAGTAATATGAATGCCTCAGCTctcttaaaaatatttttttacaatcTAACCTACAAAGTTTAACCTACTTAAAttgtttttctcagctgactgatgggctgcctatggagtggacccagACAGGAAAGATCCAACTCTAAAGAAGATGGCCATGAGGATTCTTGGACACATGTATTCTACCATCGGTTGCGAGCGCAAGTGGAGCATGTTCGAGGCAGTAAGTTTGGAAAGAAATCACCTTGAGCAAAAGAAACTCAATGACTTGGTCTTCATCCAATACAATCAGAAATTGCGATAACAATTCCAGACTAAGAAAGACAAGCCCGGTTTCTTTGACCCTTTTTGCTTAGATGAGCCGGATAtagataacgagtggctcgtgGAGACAAATGACCCGATATTTTGCTGACGAGGACTTGACAAGGACGCAAGTGGTAGATGTTGCATACGGATCGACACAAAGTACTACTTCCGCTCGAAGGCGAAGGAGAAGGGGTAGGTAGTAGTAGTCAACCCGTGGAAGAGATTGAGGAGATAAAAGAAGAATGAGATGATGAGCAGTCTGAAGATCCACCATTGGatattgatgaagtattagtacatatAGATGATGAAgagacagaagaagaagaagaagtgtatgtggaagaaggagatgactctcATAATGACGGCGATGGTGACGATGGCggtggtgatcaaatgccacaatggcaaatagatcaatgtatatagtagcAATATAGCATTTACCATTTAGTATTATTTTGTTAGTGACTTAGTGTATGACTTATTGAATTGTAAATTATATTTCCATTTTCTACAattaatagtaaataaataacttcttcattttgtttacttacTATGTGTTAATTGatatttgttaactatattgtcaaatgttgatgacttgatgtttaattcattgtttaattggttttatttcactcaaatatattttaaacatataaaattagtTACCTaactttcttttatatatatatatatatatatattcttatttttcccctcttgttatgattttttaaattttttttgaaaaaaaattatgtGCAAGCATATGCGATATGACAACAATGCCCGAGATGAAGAACTAGGTTAGAAAaatctacaaaacagaaaacaaacaaTGTTAGTAAATTCAAAAAAATACAAGCCCCAAACTAGGAACGCAACGAAAATCTAtcctaaacaaaaacaaaataaaaccctaaaaaaattagaaaaaaacaaaaccctagaaaaaattttgaaattaaaaatcCTAGGTTAGAAAGTTCAGGAAAAccaaaaaccataacctaaaacaAGAATTAaacatacaaaaataaaaaaccttaATGTTTTCAACTCTAGTCCCCAACAACGGTGTCAAAAAACTTGTCAAACAATCCCAAATACAGgactacgatgtagtaataactcattgAGACCAATGTCGATCCACAGGGAATGTGAGAACACAACTACAACTAGCCTAAAGTAAGGTCAAAATCTAAGAAATCCAGTGAATAAGATGGGTTAAAAACAATGATTAAGAAACACTAAGGAtccaaggatccacttttagCAATCACAATGTCTAATTCATCAATTCATCTTTTATAACTCAATTAGAACTGAATTCCAATTCGCTCTAACCGGAAGATAATTCTGTTTAACCAATCACAAACATCCAACAAGGTCTGAGTTTAATTaaacgattctctcatgaagcactcagATATCAATCGTAGAGAATTTCAAATTATTTATTGTGCTCGGAAACTATAATAGATTAAGGAATTTTACATATCGATTCCTTCTCTAATCAAGAAAGCAATTGCACTTCAAAACATCCGATGTACCGTAGTTCACAACGGATCCAGAAATAAGCAACTCAAAGGCTTATAAAGTAATTCAAATCTATttcaattaaataatcatcattcAAATTTAATGTATGAATCAAACAAATTAAAACATTATAATAAACTAGAAgctccaccccttagccttagctaagagattagctagacaTAGCTAACTCTTAAATAACAGAAAATCTACTAGAACTTGGGAGGAAATTGAGGTGGGACGGTGTTGTTGATGCTCCACccaagtcctctctctctctctctctctctctctctctctctctctctctctctctctccaagccCTAAAAGTacataaacacatcctaaacaaccctttaaatagattAGATTTTCGGACTTTCGCGCCAATCCCCACCACCATCGGTCCATCCGTCGATCGATTGATCGATCAATGGTCTCCAATAACTTCCAGCAACCAGAATTTAAAAATCCGTTAACTGTCGATCGATTGAACCCTGTTCCTTGATCGATTGAACATaccaaaaattgtccagcaagcaatCCGAATAAATCAAGGGAgtttcgatcgatcgaacctaGTCCATCAAGCAATTGATGGCTCTATCAATTGATTGATAACTCTGTCGGTCGATTGACAGGATTTGTATTTCTGACCCTGCAGTTTCAGGATTTTATTTTCTAAGCCTTGAATTTTCAGGACTTCTTTTTCTTTGCTTTTTCACTTGTTTTCAAGCATTGTTCAACATTCCTTAGTTCTTCCTTTAATCTTCCACTCCACACGCTTTGATCATTGTTTCTTGAGCTTCAAATCTTGAAATGTTCCATTCTTCAATTCCTCCATCCTAATTCTTTCAAACTTTAATTTGACACTTTATGCACAAACTCGTCTTCCTACATGTAGAAAACATAtctgattagatcattttaatacTCGAATACACAGGAAAGGAATGCAATAtaggggataaatatgcaatatttaggcgtTATCACTTATTATGGTATTTTAGTATCAAATATTGTTAACTTTGTAACTCATTTACATACCATCAACATGTCCATCTTGAAGTTCCCATGCCTGTGTGTGTATATCCATGTTAGATAAGTTGCAATAACGGCACGTGAAAATTTCACGTCTAACTCCATTACATGATATTTTGACAAACCGTTTATTTTATTAACTCAACCTGCACTCTAATGTATGGATGAAAACCACTGTAGTCCAAATGGCTGACTTAAATTTCTTGAAGTGTAGTGAAATATGAATTCGTGCAGATGTTTGGGATGTGCTGTGGGTGATGCCGGCATCTATTGGGAGGCTATTTTCTTCTTCACATGGGGGTGAGGTCGGGAAGAAAGGGAGGATGCTTTGTAGGCTTTCTTTATCGGCACGTATTTGGGTGTTGTGGGGAGAGAGGAATAATCGATGCTTTTGCAATCAAAGCGGTCTAGTGTCGGAGGTCTTTAGAAGGGCTCAGTCAGATGTAatagaatgggcctcaaatataaagGCTCTTTCTGAGTGTTCTCTCTCGTTTTCTGCTTGGTCTGCCTTGTAATTGACTCTCGTTTGCTTTTTGGCTTTTGCCTTTCTATTAATAAAATTATCATCTTTCACACGCACAAAAGTATAGTAGAAAGAAATAGTTGGAGGATGAGGTTTACCTAAGAGCACATGACTGATTGAATCTTCTGATTGATCTATATGATTTATATTCCTTCCTTGAATGCAGGTGGAGACAATATTTCTGTTACTAAAGGTGTTGTATCTAGAGTTGAACCAACGCAATATGTCCATGGTGCCACCCAGCTCATGGCTATACAGATCGATGCCGCCATCAATCCAGGGAACAGTGGAGGTCCTGCAATCATGGGTGACAAGGTTGCTGGAGTGGCTTTTCAAAACCTTTCAGGTGCGGAGAATATTGGGTGAGTTTTAAAATGAGTTATAATTACTGTAACTACTGTGCCTATTTTCTTTTCTCATTCTTTCATCATTTTAATCAATTGACCACAATTGTCCTATCACCATGTTCTACCAAACGTACTTATGCATTATTCCACTCTAGATTTTATTGTCTTGTTCAAAAAAGATTTAATATCATTCTCATGTAATATTGGATATATGAAATTAACAATCCAGACAAGAAAAGATGTTAGAACAAACCTTACATCGCTTATGCTTGATCATGTGAAGACAACATGTGTGGGCTCTTTCCGAATCAAATGAGATGTGCAGGATCTTTGGCAGGGTCATCTGGGAAAGAAAGGTTCTACTCTCCATTATTTTGGAACTCCCTTTCTCTTTTGTAATTTTCCCTTAAAAAAATTTTGTTTCCGGTATTCAGAGAAAATATGAAAACAAATATAGCCATATTTTTTCCATATTTTATTATTGCATCACTATGAGCTCATGATAGCATGGCAGTCATCCAAGGTTGTGCCATCGGGATACATGTCTGTGCCTTAATTACTATCTGGATTTCCAAATATTATTCTGGTATATGTTTTGAAAGTTACTTTATACCTTGGAATTTGAAAAGCCTGCCAAAAGTCTCAAGTAAGCATGTAAGTGAATGGAACTGTGTCAGTAGTTACATCATAACTTAAGCAGGCAGTGAATCTTTCTACCTTATAACTTtagcatccattcattttttattttttttttgcaggtaTATAATACCCGTTCCCGTAATAAAACATTTTATAGCAGGCGTGGAGGAAACTGGAAAATATGTTGGATTTTGTTCAATGGGTTTGTCATGCCAGCCCACTGAAAATGTGCAGTTGAGAGAACACTTCCAGATGCGCCCTGAAATGACTGGGGTGCTTGTGAGCAAAATAAATCCTCTTTCAGATGCCCATAGATTGCTGAAGAAGGATGATATCGTCCTCACATTCGATGGTGTGCCTATAGCAAATGATGGGACAGGTAGGTAAACTAATATGCTATCTTTCTGTTTGTTCATTATTCATGGAAGTTTTGGTTTTTAGGTATGGTTTCCATTTATGTCATTTTTTACCACGCGCAGTTCCTTTTAGAAACAGAGAGCGCATAACGTTTGATCATCTAGTCTCTATGAAGAAACCCAATGAAACATCTCAGGTCAGGGTTTTGAGAGACGGAGTAGAGCATGAGTTCAGCATTATTCTCCGACCAGTAAGTCTGTTTTCTCATGTCTCTTGCTTGTTCCTAGTGAGTCcgtattcacacacacacacacacacacacacagggctGTACctggtacacacacacacacacacacacacacacacacacacacacacagggctGTACCTGGTACGTCTGTGTATTTATGTCAGTGTGGATGCACTGTTGGTGACCCAAATTATTTATATGGTGGGTCACTCTGTCGAAGGGAGATACCCAAGATCTCCCCATTGAATGGTCCTCACCATCCACCGCTTCGGCCCCTACTATTGTAGACAATTGGTTATAGTTGTCCCTTtccattggatggctaggatcatctgatactGGATATATTGTGGCATGTCCATCTCATGATGGACCCACCAGATCCAATGGCTTAGGTCAGAACCATTGCTGGGTTGATTGCTGTTTCTTTTGATTGAGCATCACAGGGTACCTCATTTTGGTGTAGTACCCAAAAGTTGTTTGTCATTGTAATTATCAAGGGATTGAATATACAATTGATTCATGAAAAAGAGTTCCATACCGTGCTTCGAGGATATCTGTGGTATTATTTAAGCTGCTAACCTTTTGGACCTTCTAAGCAATAGCGAGATGTTGAAATTTCTGTCGAAAGTCTTTATCTATTAGGTGCATTGTGAAATGCTTGATTTGTAACTAACATGTGAACACTTGAAATTCTACAGTTACAGCCATTAGTTCCAGTTCATCAGTTCGACAAACTGCCAAGTTACTACATTTTTGCTGGTCTGGTTTTCATTCCACTGACTCAACCTTACCTTCATGAATATGGTGAGGACTGGTATAATACTTCTCCACGTCGATTGTGTGAACGTGCACTCCGAGAATTGCCCAGAAAGGCTGGTGAACAACTTGTCATTCTTTCTCAGGTATTCATGCCACTtgatcaagtttttctattcCAAGTAGCCATTTCTCTTAGTTTCAGATGTTTAAAATTCTTCATGATATAGGGTTATGCGAAGCCCACATGCACCTCTACACAGCCACAGGTGCCCAGCTGGAACCATTCTGTGGACTTTCAAGCCATGCATCAGGTAGGCTGCACTATGTAGATGATCTGGCCCACACAGCAGGCCAGTCCACACAttgtgtcatgccccgaaatctAGATACCCGAGTAGGCTACTTGAAACCCGAACtgatgtaggacggcctaatccaaccttaaatgaacATGGTActtgaaaggggcagatttatgcgatcttaaaaaacaaataaaatatcagccttatacatcataaacacaagaaagaaataaggttaatatagcattgattatggccatccatcacaaacatgaaGTATTGAATTTTAAAATCTTAATTTAGTTAgatccggcgaaagatagaacttttgtcttgcaataggtccgtctaacgatccaagtggatttctaATCCAAAAAATAGGAATTTTCTGGattgaaaaatctagaaaattcagaaaaaaataataataataaaattggtggttcttcaaatttaggcATTGGGTGATAGgttttatgtggggatgaaaatctgttaagatctaatgatttagattaAAGGAAACAAGATCGGCTTCTAGATTTAAAGATTTTAGGAGAAAATGAAGAGAATAGGGTCAAAGAAAAGggtaccttgagaaaagaaataaggagaaagaagtagaggatgagaaatcacttccctgggcctcacgccctcttccactcactggaagtcgaagacgaaatcgtcagaagcaaaaagctctctttttctttcataaacataacataacatgctTTAGGCTTAGGGCAACctttataaattcgtaattacatgaaattaccaaaatagccccactaaaaaaagtttttttaaaaaaaaatttgcaaaaaaattGTGCGCAAACTGTCTTAAAACTTAAATAAACCAAATGTTCCTAaactaaattcaaatttaagaTGCCCAATGGGCCCCGATGATAGCGCCGTGAAGGTGGTGTAATGAAGGTAGGACGTGACGATCTAACGGTTCGATCACACCATCTCcgcgatccaacggtc is drawn from Magnolia sinica isolate HGM2019 chromosome 5, MsV1, whole genome shotgun sequence and contains these coding sequences:
- the LOC131246065 gene encoding protease Do-like 10, mitochondrial isoform X2, with product MISLSSIRTFRKLSSFRILLLSHSPLPVSPNPILFPSPSLLSPSHPSVSLFSTTAALFDNSTTTTSKCSPISVAAAAAADEESSDPNHRYTDAYAAVDLALDSVVKIFTVSSSPNYFLPWQNKSQRETMGSGFVLPGRRILTNAHVVADHTFVLVRKHGSPTKYRAEVQAIGHECDLALLIVKSEEFWEGMHFLELGDIPFLQEAVAVVGYPQGGDNISVTKGVVSRVEPTQYVHGATQLMAIQIDAAINPGNSGGPAIMGDKVAGVAFQNLSGAENIGYIIPVPVIKHFIAGVEETGKYVGFCSMGLSCQPTENVQLREHFQMRPEMTGVLVSKINPLSDAHRLLKKDDIVLTFDGVPIANDGTVPFRNRERITFDHLVSMKKPNETSQVRVLRDGVEHEFSIILRPLQPLVPVHQFDKLPSYYIFAGLVFIPLTQPYLHEYGEDWYNTSPRRLCERALRELPRKAGEQLVILSQVLMDDINAGYERLAELQHMA